Genomic DNA from Bacteroides zhangwenhongii:
ATAATCAGTATTAGTAAGCAAAAGTTTTGTCTTTTCAATAAATTCCTTACATTTGCGTTCTAATTAATTCATATCTAATACGCAAATGTTTGGAATAGACGACCCTTTTATCATTTTGCCATACCTGCTTTCAGTGGTATGCGTGGTGTTTGCGGCCTGGTTCGGGCTGAAATATTGGAATAAGGACGACGAAAAAGACGAAACACGATGAATACATTTACACTTGGACTGATTGTGGTAGCCTATCTGCTGTCACTCGCTTATTTAGGCTTTCTGGGATATAAGAAAACGACGTCCGCCAGCGATTATCTGGTAGGTGGCCGTCAGATGAACCCTATCGTTATGGCACTTTCCTATGGGGCTACTTTCATTTCGGCGTCCGCTATCGTTGGTTTCGGGGGAGTGGCTGCCGCTTTCGGAATGGGAATCCAATGGCTGTGTTTCCTCAATATGTTTATCGGAGTTGTCATTGCTTTTATCTTTTTCGGTTTGCGTACCCGACGTATGGGGGCAAAACTGAACGTGAGTACTTTCCCGCAATTATTAGGACGTCATTTCCGTTCGCGCAATATACAAGTATTCATTGCTGCCGTCATTTTTATCGGAATGCCACTATATGCGGCAGTCGTAATGAAAGGCGGTGCGGTCTTTATCGAACAGATTTTTCAGATAGACTTCAATATCTCTTTGTTGATATTCACTTTAGTGATTGCCGCTTATGTGATAGCGGGAGGAATGAAAGGAGTGATGTATACGGATGCGTTGCAGGCGGTTATCATGTTCGGCTGTATGCTTTTCCTGCTGTTCTCTTTGTATCAGGTGCTTGATATGAATTTTACCGAAGCCAATAAGGAATTGACGGCAATTGCTCCGTTAGTTCCGGAAAAATTCAAGGCATTGGGACATCAAGGGTGGACGGCAATGCCAGTGACCGGTTCTCCGCAATGGTATTCATTGGTCACTTCCCTTATTCTGGGAGTGGGAATCGGCTGTCTTGCACAACCCCAGCTGGTGGTTCGTTTTATGACTGTGGAGAGCAGCAAGCAGTTGAATCGCGGGGTGTTCATCGGTTGTTTTTTCTTGATAATAACCGTAGGAGCTATCTATCATGCCGGTGCATTGAGCAATCTTTTCTTTTTGAAGACAGAGGGTGCGGTAGCAACGGAGGTAGTACAGGATATTGATAAGATTATTCCCTATTTTATAAATAAGGCAATGCCCGATTGGTTTGCGGCACTCTTTATGCTGTGCATCCTTTCGGCAAGTATGTCTACGCTCAGTTCACAATTCCATACGATGGGGGCTTCCGTCGGTTCCGATATTTATGGAACGTACAAACCCCGTTCGCGTGACAAGTTGACTAACGTTATTCGTCTTGGGGTACTGTTTTCTATCTTGGTCAGTTATATTATTTGTTATATGCTTCCGCATGACATCATAGCACGTGGCACTTCTATCTTCATGGGAATCTGTGCCGCTGCTTTCCTGCCCGCCTATTTCTGTGCGTTGTATTGGAAGAAAGCCACCAAGCAGGGAGTGATGGCAAGTCTGTGGGTAGGAACCATCGGCAGTTTGTTCGCTCTCGTATTCCTTCATCAGAAAGAATCTGCCGCATTGGGTATCTGTAAGGCGTTGTTTGGCAGGGATGTGCTGATCTCCACCTACCCTTTTCCGGTCATAGATCCGATATTGTTTGCGTTGCCTCTGTCTGTGTTGGCTATTATCGGAGTCAGCATGATGACCTATAAGAAATAAGTATTACACTTTGATTTTCTTTTTGTAGGATTCATAGCGTGACAGGATGTCACGGACAAAATTATAAGTTTCTATGCCACGAAAATATCCGTTTTTACAGACCGGGTCGGTGAAGTACTCTTCATTGCTTTTGAGCAAGATGAAGTTTTCTACATTGTCTTTCCATACCAGTTTGTTCTTACCGTATTTCTCGGCCAGTGCCATCGCATCATAAATATGTCCTAATCCGGCATTGTAGGAAGCCAGGATAAAACTGAGACGTTCCTGCTTATCGGGAATCATGCTGAGACTACGGTCGGTAGCTGCGATATATTTGACTGCCGCTTTGACGCTTTCTTCCGGATTCTGTTCCTTTCCGGGCGGAACTCCCATAGCCCGTGCAGTAGCGGGCATTAATTGCATCAGCCCTTTTGCTCCGGCCCAAGACACGGCTGTGGTATCGAAATTGGATTCCGTGTAAGCCAATGAAGCAAGCATACGCCAATCCCAACCGATATCTTTGGAGTACTTCTTGAATAAATCATCATAGTGCGATATCTTCCCCTCTCTTAGTGAAAGGATAGGAGAATGGGGCATCATTTTGCTATTCTCGAAGTAGCGTTTCATACTGGCTGTATAGGCAGGAGAGGTCATATTTTCCTCATGCCATTTGGTGGCTGCTGCCGCCAGCTCGGGACAGTCTTTTCTCACAGCCCATGATGAACGTTGGTCAAAACTGATGGACAAATCAATATTTAAGTTGGGATAATACGTTTTATTAAGCTTGGCCAAATCGTTGTCGGCTACCGTGTATGGAATCTTGCCTTGCGCTACTTGTGTGATCAGGTCTTCGGTAGTAATACTGTCATTGGTTACCTCATGGATTTGAATGCCGCCTCCCAATTCGTCGTTCAGGTTGACAAGACGGTCGTAATACTTTCCGGGCTTTACATAGATATCTTTCCCAATCAGCTCCGTTACATCTTTCAAGGGTTTCTGTTTTCCTTTTCCCTGTTGCACAATAACCTGATGGGTGATGATATCCTCACCGCAATAGATAAGGCTGTCTTTCCATTCCTTTGTTACGGGCAGATTGTAGGCAATCATGTCTCCTTCGCCTGCCAGTAATTTCCGGATCAGTTCGTCGACACTGTTAGCTACTTCGATCCTAAGTTTTAATCCCAGACTTTTGGCGAACTGATCGCTAAGTTCGTATTGAAATCCCATTTCCTGTCCCCGATAAATGAAGTAGGAAGTAGAACTGTATAGTGTCAATACGACCAGTTCGCCGCTGTCTTTTATCTGCGGAAGGTCGTATGCGTTCTCGCTTACAGGATTGGGTCGCGTGTTCTTACATCCGAACACGCAACAGAATAATACAAGGAATAAAGGAATAATCAGTGTCCTAACGCCCATTCTTTAATTTTTAATTTTCAATTTTTAATTCTTGAGGTGCTTCTTGATATACATTGTCAGAATATCAATAGCTACCTTATTGTTTCCACCTTCCGGTACAATAAGATCGGCATAACGCTTGCAAGGTTCGATGAATTGCAGATGCATTGGTTTCAGAACCCGCGTATAACGTTCCATGACCGCTTCGGCAGTACGTCCGCGTTCAATCACGTCTCTTTGGATAACGCGTATCAGTCGTTCGTCAGGATCAGCGTCTACAAATATTTTGAGGTCCATCATGTTGCGCAATTTTTTATCACATAAAGCAAGGATTCCCTCAATGATAACCACTTCGCGAGGTTCAATGTGAATCGTTTCGGGCTGCCGTGTACAGGTAAGATAAGAAT
This window encodes:
- a CDS encoding symporter small accessory protein, coding for MFGIDDPFIILPYLLSVVCVVFAAWFGLKYWNKDDEKDETR
- a CDS encoding sodium:solute symporter family protein, with amino-acid sequence MNTFTLGLIVVAYLLSLAYLGFLGYKKTTSASDYLVGGRQMNPIVMALSYGATFISASAIVGFGGVAAAFGMGIQWLCFLNMFIGVVIAFIFFGLRTRRMGAKLNVSTFPQLLGRHFRSRNIQVFIAAVIFIGMPLYAAVVMKGGAVFIEQIFQIDFNISLLIFTLVIAAYVIAGGMKGVMYTDALQAVIMFGCMLFLLFSLYQVLDMNFTEANKELTAIAPLVPEKFKALGHQGWTAMPVTGSPQWYSLVTSLILGVGIGCLAQPQLVVRFMTVESSKQLNRGVFIGCFFLIITVGAIYHAGALSNLFFLKTEGAVATEVVQDIDKIIPYFINKAMPDWFAALFMLCILSASMSTLSSQFHTMGASVGSDIYGTYKPRSRDKLTNVIRLGVLFSILVSYIICYMLPHDIIARGTSIFMGICAAAFLPAYFCALYWKKATKQGVMASLWVGTIGSLFALVFLHQKESAALGICKALFGRDVLISTYPFPVIDPILFALPLSVLAIIGVSMMTYKK
- a CDS encoding MltF family protein, coding for MGVRTLIIPLFLVLFCCVFGCKNTRPNPVSENAYDLPQIKDSGELVVLTLYSSTSYFIYRGQEMGFQYELSDQFAKSLGLKLRIEVANSVDELIRKLLAGEGDMIAYNLPVTKEWKDSLIYCGEDIITHQVIVQQGKGKQKPLKDVTELIGKDIYVKPGKYYDRLVNLNDELGGGIQIHEVTNDSITTEDLITQVAQGKIPYTVADNDLAKLNKTYYPNLNIDLSISFDQRSSWAVRKDCPELAAAATKWHEENMTSPAYTASMKRYFENSKMMPHSPILSLREGKISHYDDLFKKYSKDIGWDWRMLASLAYTESNFDTTAVSWAGAKGLMQLMPATARAMGVPPGKEQNPEESVKAAVKYIAATDRSLSMIPDKQERLSFILASYNAGLGHIYDAMALAEKYGKNKLVWKDNVENFILLKSNEEYFTDPVCKNGYFRGIETYNFVRDILSRYESYKKKIKV
- the udk gene encoding uridine kinase — its product is MLIIGIAGGTGSGKTTVVRKIIESLPVGEVVLLPQDSYYKDSSHVPVEERQNINFDHPDAFEWSLLSKHVMQLKEGKSIEQPTYSYLTCTRQPETIHIEPREVVIIEGILALCDKKLRNMMDLKIFVDADPDERLIRVIQRDVIERGRTAEAVMERYTRVLKPMHLQFIEPCKRYADLIVPEGGNNKVAIDILTMYIKKHLKN